A single window of bacterium DNA harbors:
- a CDS encoding DUF3732 domain-containing protein, whose translation MAQIGLNFDFEESYQPIALRFTLDTFDLWHQKENGQKVFLRSMGSGANWLYCHITLFLSLHKYFCGLGNNCKIPSILFLDQPSQVYFPSVLDIGPNFDAVAIAEKQGDSRKRKVDEDIKAVQNLYFQLVKFCNKTFEETGIEPQIIITDHADNLELEDGYEFNNFVKDRWRDYGFIKLEGNSTKT comes from the coding sequence ATGGCGCAAATTGGTTTAAATTTTGATTTTGAAGAATCTTATCAGCCTATTGCACTGAGATTTACATTGGATACTTTTGATCTTTGGCACCAGAAAGAAAATGGGCAAAAAGTTTTTTTGAGGTCAATGGGAAGCGGCGCTAATTGGCTATATTGTCATATAACTCTATTTTTATCACTTCATAAATATTTTTGTGGTCTTGGCAATAACTGCAAAATTCCTTCTATACTTTTTCTGGATCAGCCCAGCCAAGTTTATTTTCCAAGTGTGTTGGACATTGGCCCAAATTTTGATGCAGTGGCGATTGCAGAAAAACAAGGAGATAGCAGAAAGCGAAAGGTCGATGAAGACATAAAGGCTGTACAAAATTTGTATTTTCAACTTGTTAAGTTTTGTAACAAAACTTTTGAAGAAACGGGAATAGAGCCACAGATAATAATAACTGATCACGCCGATAATTTAGAGCTTGAAGATGGATACGAGTTTAATAATTTCGTAAAAGATCGGTGGCGTGATTACGGTTTTATAAAGTTAGAAGGAAATTCAACTAAAACTTAA
- the asd gene encoding aspartate-semialdehyde dehydrogenase, which translates to MLRVGFVGWRGMVGSVLMDRMMAEGDFKGFEPVFFSTSQVGFPAPEVGIAAPPLADAFDLKTLSSLDVIVTCQGGSYTEKVYPELRKSGWKGYWLDAASTLRMKDDAIIVLDPVNRAVIDKGLRVGVKNYVGGNCTVSLMLMGLGGLFEKGLVEWMSSMTYQAASGAGAQNMLELARQMAYLTKAGGDMIPNPATAALDLEKVFTAALRSGECPTANFGAPLAGSLIPWIDRLVDNGQTREEWKGQSETNKILGRSANPVPVDGLCVRVGAMRCHSQALTIKLNRDVPLTDIEGIIKSYNQWVKFVPNDKPATLAELTPAAVTGTLTVPVGRVRKMTMGPEYLAAFTVGDQLLWGAAEPIRRIMNIVLEHLK; encoded by the coding sequence ATGTTGCGGGTCGGGTTCGTGGGTTGGCGCGGGATGGTCGGTTCGGTGCTTATGGACCGGATGATGGCCGAGGGTGATTTTAAGGGCTTCGAGCCTGTTTTCTTTTCGACTTCGCAGGTGGGGTTTCCGGCTCCGGAGGTGGGCATCGCCGCGCCGCCGCTGGCGGATGCTTTCGATCTGAAGACTCTTTCCTCCCTCGACGTCATCGTCACCTGTCAGGGCGGCTCCTACACCGAGAAGGTCTACCCGGAGCTTAGGAAGAGCGGCTGGAAGGGTTACTGGCTGGACGCGGCTTCGACCCTGCGCATGAAGGACGACGCGATCATCGTGCTCGATCCCGTCAACCGCGCGGTCATCGACAAGGGGCTCCGCGTCGGCGTCAAGAACTACGTCGGCGGCAACTGTACCGTGAGCCTGATGCTGATGGGGCTCGGCGGCCTCTTCGAGAAGGGGCTCGTGGAGTGGATGTCTTCGATGACCTATCAGGCGGCCTCCGGCGCGGGCGCCCAGAACATGCTGGAGCTTGCCCGCCAGATGGCGTACCTGACGAAGGCTGGCGGGGATATGATTCCAAACCCCGCTACGGCGGCTCTCGATCTCGAAAAGGTCTTCACGGCGGCCCTCCGCTCGGGCGAGTGCCCGACGGCGAATTTCGGAGCTCCGCTGGCGGGCAGCCTCATTCCGTGGATCGACAGGCTGGTGGATAACGGCCAGACCCGCGAGGAGTGGAAGGGGCAGAGCGAGACCAACAAGATTCTCGGCCGCTCGGCCAATCCCGTCCCGGTGGACGGCCTGTGCGTGCGCGTGGGCGCGATGCGCTGCCACAGCCAGGCGCTGACGATCAAGCTCAACCGCGACGTGCCCCTTACGGATATCGAGGGTATCATTAAGTCGTACAACCAGTGGGTGAAGTTCGTGCCCAACGACAAGCCCGCGACGCTGGCCGAGCTTACTCCCGCCGCCGTCACCGGCACCCTCACTGTGCCCGTCGGCAGGGTGAGAAAGATGACGATGGGGCCGGAGTATCTCGCGGCCTTCACCGTGGGCGACCAGCTCCTCTGGGGCGCGGCGGAGCCGATAAGAAGGATTATGAATATCGTCCTGGAGCACTTGAAGTAG
- a CDS encoding GNAT family N-acetyltransferase → MFNFAVHRKILQLKSGTRVLLRPMTSEDTGKLAGLFKSIPDSEALFLKDDIRNKKVIKGWTDNIDFNKVMPLMACVEDRIVGDCSLHLGTGSGRHMGEIRILLAEDFRGQGLGSAMILEMEEVARRLGLIFLKGEVLLDQIGLVKAFRRLGFDLRCTLDDYFIAPDDSTHDVTILLKRLVKVEYRF, encoded by the coding sequence ATGTTCAATTTCGCGGTACACCGTAAGATTCTACAGCTCAAAAGCGGAACGAGGGTGCTCCTTCGCCCGATGACCTCCGAGGATACCGGCAAGCTCGCCGGCCTCTTCAAGTCGATTCCCGATTCGGAGGCTCTTTTTCTCAAAGACGACATCCGAAACAAGAAAGTCATAAAAGGGTGGACCGACAACATCGACTTTAACAAGGTCATGCCCCTCATGGCCTGTGTCGAGGATCGCATCGTGGGCGATTGCTCGCTCCACCTCGGCACCGGCTCCGGAAGGCACATGGGCGAGATTCGGATACTCCTCGCGGAGGATTTTCGGGGGCAGGGGCTCGGCAGCGCGATGATTCTGGAGATGGAGGAGGTTGCGCGCAGGCTGGGACTCATCTTCCTCAAGGGCGAGGTGCTGCTCGACCAGATCGGCCTCGTGAAGGCTTTCAGGCGGCTCGGCTTCGACCTTCGCTGCACTCTGGACGACTATTTCATCGCTCCCGACGACTCGACCCACGACGTTACGATACTCCTCAAGCGCCTCGTCAAGGTCGAGTACCGTTTTTAG
- a CDS encoding RNA-binding S4 domain-containing protein: MTLEVRIDTEFIRLDQFMKLADLAQGGGEAKMLVQGEEVKVNGVVETRRGRKLRPGDIVETGGRSARVIQG; encoded by the coding sequence ATGACTCTTGAAGTCAGAATCGACACCGAATTCATCCGCCTCGACCAGTTCATGAAGCTCGCCGATCTCGCTCAGGGCGGAGGCGAGGCGAAGATGCTGGTGCAGGGCGAAGAGGTGAAGGTCAACGGCGTGGTGGAGACGAGAAGGGGCAGAAAACTTCGCCCCGGCGACATCGTCGAGACCGGCGGCCGCTCGGCGAGAGTAATCCAGGGTTAG
- a CDS encoding TetR/AcrR family transcriptional regulator: MSQRRRMRPEIRRKQILDTAVRFFRTVGYEAASLRDLAADVGINKATIYHYFKSKEEILFHIIDDVGESLLRGLREERAKNSDPLDGLEAMVRFQIGYMEGHLEEIKVIVEEQKSLGSELAERTRVTQGKILELYEKTLTECMDKGLVRRVHLATAAFSILGHINWLYQWYKPTGALTISQLTEEIVSILREGLFLRKGGQGEG; the protein is encoded by the coding sequence ATGAGCCAGCGCCGCCGTATGCGTCCGGAGATCAGAAGAAAGCAGATTCTCGACACCGCCGTGCGTTTCTTCCGCACCGTCGGCTACGAGGCGGCAAGCCTGCGCGATCTCGCAGCCGACGTGGGGATAAACAAGGCCACCATCTACCACTACTTCAAGTCCAAGGAAGAGATATTATTTCACATCATCGACGACGTGGGGGAAAGCCTCCTTAGGGGGCTTCGCGAGGAGCGGGCGAAAAATTCCGACCCGCTGGACGGCCTCGAAGCGATGGTGCGCTTCCAGATAGGCTACATGGAGGGGCATCTGGAGGAGATAAAGGTTATCGTCGAGGAGCAAAAGAGCCTCGGCTCCGAACTGGCCGAACGTACCCGCGTGACGCAGGGTAAAATCCTCGAACTTTACGAAAAGACCCTTACCGAGTGCATGGACAAGGGGTTGGTAAGAAGGGTCCACCTCGCCACCGCGGCCTTCTCGATTCTGGGCCACATAAACTGGCTCTACCAGTGGTATAAACCCACCGGCGCGCTCACCATAAGCCAGCTTACCGAGGAGATAGTCTCCATCCTTCGCGAGGGGCTTTTTCTGCGAAAGGGCGGGCAGGGTGAAGGTTGA
- the lgt gene encoding prolipoprotein diacylglyceryl transferase, with product MYVWNVDPVLVHIGPLQIRYYGVCFLVGLLGGYLLWRWQMLRAGRSEEAAERILMPAVLAVIVGARLGHVIFYEPGYFFSHPVRILAFWEGGLASHGAAIALVITLWWYSRREKMSMEEVADRFSFSIAWAAAWVRIGNFMNSEIVGRVTGVSWGVKFPRFDYLLSPEKVPYRHPSQIYEALMGFLILFLLLLADKLLGGEKRPRGVMISLCLILYFSGRFLVEFVKEYQALSPESSPLTEGQYLSIPFIIAGFVWLFISLRRNLAA from the coding sequence TTGTACGTCTGGAACGTTGACCCGGTCCTTGTCCACATCGGGCCTTTGCAGATACGCTATTACGGCGTCTGTTTCCTCGTCGGCCTTCTCGGCGGGTATCTCCTCTGGCGCTGGCAGATGCTGCGCGCCGGGCGCTCGGAAGAGGCGGCGGAGCGCATTCTGATGCCCGCCGTCCTCGCGGTTATCGTAGGCGCGAGGCTCGGTCACGTCATCTTTTACGAGCCCGGCTATTTTTTCTCCCACCCCGTGAGGATTCTGGCCTTCTGGGAGGGCGGCCTCGCCAGCCACGGCGCGGCTATCGCTCTCGTGATAACCCTCTGGTGGTATTCCCGCCGCGAAAAGATGAGCATGGAGGAGGTGGCTGACAGATTCAGTTTCTCCATCGCCTGGGCCGCGGCCTGGGTACGCATCGGCAATTTCATGAATTCGGAGATAGTCGGCAGGGTAACCGGCGTTTCCTGGGGGGTGAAGTTCCCGAGGTTCGATTACCTGTTGTCTCCCGAAAAGGTCCCCTACCGCCACCCCAGCCAGATTTACGAGGCCTTGATGGGCTTTCTCATCCTTTTCCTCCTCCTTCTTGCCGACAAACTCCTCGGAGGGGAGAAACGGCCGAGAGGGGTCATGATCTCCCTGTGCCTGATCCTCTACTTCTCGGGCCGCTTTCTGGTTGAATTCGTAAAGGAATACCAGGCCCTCTCACCCGAATCGTCTCCGCTGACGGAAGGCCAGTACCTCTCCATCCCCTTCATAATCGCGGGATTCGTATGGCTCTTCATTTCTCTTCGGAGAAACCTGGCGGCTTGA
- a CDS encoding phosphodiester glycosidase family protein encodes MDKTFRTRLKKAAVFLAALSALVFLSVRLAGVPGWSSRFKTLEPGVEFAEFELSPEAGDGDSLVRVVRIDPNLLTMKLYSALEPGEGGVSRTVRDWAARKNLCVAINASMYQEDGVTSVSLLRKRGYVNNPRLTQNQSVLLFDPVEDGLPPVDIIDLEEEDLAKLEKYEGAVQSIRMLSGKRENTWTRQEKKWPAALVGMDKKGRVLFIHTKSSLSMHDLVEILLDLPIGLKKLQYAEGGNEAQLLVDAGSLRGFYAPAGVGWAVPNVLGFERKQQ; translated from the coding sequence TTGGACAAAACCTTCCGGACAAGGCTTAAAAAGGCGGCGGTATTTCTTGCGGCCCTGTCGGCGCTTGTCTTTTTATCAGTCAGGCTTGCGGGCGTCCCCGGCTGGTCTTCCCGTTTCAAGACCCTCGAACCGGGGGTCGAATTCGCGGAATTTGAACTGTCTCCGGAGGCGGGCGACGGGGACAGCCTCGTCCGCGTCGTGAGAATAGACCCCAATCTGCTCACAATGAAACTTTATTCGGCCCTGGAGCCCGGCGAAGGAGGGGTCAGCAGGACGGTCAGGGATTGGGCGGCCAGAAAAAACCTGTGCGTCGCCATCAACGCCTCGATGTACCAGGAAGACGGCGTCACGAGCGTCAGCCTTCTTCGGAAGCGCGGCTACGTCAACAACCCCCGCCTTACGCAGAACCAGTCGGTGCTGCTCTTCGACCCCGTCGAAGACGGTTTGCCTCCCGTGGACATCATCGATCTCGAAGAAGAAGACCTTGCCAAACTGGAGAAGTACGAGGGGGCGGTGCAGTCCATACGGATGCTCTCCGGCAAGCGCGAAAACACCTGGACCCGGCAGGAGAAAAAATGGCCCGCCGCGCTCGTCGGAATGGACAAAAAGGGGAGGGTGCTTTTCATCCACACAAAATCCTCCCTCTCCATGCACGACCTCGTCGAAATCCTGCTGGACCTTCCCATCGGCCTTAAAAAACTTCAGTACGCCGAGGGCGGCAACGAGGCCCAGCTTCTCGTTGACGCCGGGAGTCTGCGCGGGTTTTATGCTCCGGCGGGGGTGGGGTGGGCGGTGCCGAACGTTTTGGGTTTCGAGAGAAAACAGCAATAA
- a CDS encoding PAS domain S-box protein, translated as MTTETESHLKFVGYAVLIVAGLLVSIIMGLYLLQKTQIGREVDASLRSAENLLHFHVDKDTEIISALLDQTIENPELKDAWNKNDRKALLSVAEPLYWKANRDFRITHFYFHDTNGVNFLRVHTPARFGDKIDRVSLKKAIKTGKPASALELGPLGTFTLRVVYPWRDKGRVIGYVEMGEEIGHVLQSLKTTLGNDWLLTLNKEWLDRAGWETGAGFFGSRSKWDDFSSIVVVQSTFSENLAEFGKTLNSPAPSKRTDLETEIGLRRYRVDWVSLGDAGRGEVGRLYIFVDVTEQQMITRRLFATMILIGMLGIIGVIAFFVFSLSRQKRLLHSMHLENLLSESKKREEEREQHVAQIEEAKEALSRQTLLLGSILDAIPTPITFKDSEGRYLGCNSAYSDFFGLSQEELKGRKPEDVFPGDDGVIEQEADRAVLEKGGRISYEMTVKDLSGSRKDLFASKASFHSPDGRTEGIVGAMFDITQQKEVERQLREREERLRSIFSNAMDGIYACDPSGKFISANPALCKMLGYTEEELAEFTLTDVTHPEDRRQSSLALAQVLTGNRQTANIETRLLSKRGEVVLVRLTASWVFDERRNPQFTIGIVHDVTQEKASEEDRRRLITAVTQADEGIVVTGPDGVILFVNPAFERITGYTAEEAVEKKTDILKSGLHSVEFYENLWRTIRSGKVWRGGFTNKKKNGEVYKERCTISPVRDDSGRITNYVAVKQDISRETELEDQLRQAQKMEAVGTLAGGVAHDFNNLLQVISGCTQIMSHTLEDKPENVYLEKISSAVDRGADLVNRILTFSRPSPQEIHTFSINLNVANALRMLEQALPKNVVIENNLASGLSPINGVPDQIEQIVINLATNARDAMPGGGTIRVTTANVPVSAGLEGEAKGPFVRLLVEDSGQGIAKEIRDRIFEPFFTTKEVGKGTGLGLYTVYNIVRNHDGEIFCHALPGGGTGFEILFPVAAERRRLVKEAKPIPASRLPEGKENILIVDDEPAILMSTRELLELRGFRTSGALSGEEALRIYSADWENIDLVMADLGMPGMGGVELISELKRINPKVRIIIASGYAENTIDEQMKGLSSYIWVRKPFRFDKLVLSVREALDN; from the coding sequence ATGACCACAGAGACCGAATCTCATCTTAAATTCGTAGGCTACGCTGTACTGATTGTGGCCGGGCTTCTGGTTTCCATTATCATGGGCCTCTACCTGTTGCAAAAGACCCAGATAGGAAGGGAGGTCGACGCAAGCCTCAGGTCAGCCGAAAACCTGCTTCACTTTCACGTCGATAAAGACACCGAGATTATAAGCGCCCTCCTCGATCAGACAATCGAAAATCCCGAACTGAAAGACGCCTGGAATAAAAACGACCGTAAAGCCCTTCTTTCCGTCGCCGAACCCCTTTACTGGAAAGCCAACAGGGATTTTCGCATAACCCATTTTTACTTCCACGATACGAACGGCGTGAATTTCCTGCGAGTTCACACCCCCGCCAGGTTCGGCGACAAGATAGACAGGGTATCCCTCAAAAAGGCGATAAAGACAGGGAAGCCCGCATCTGCGCTTGAACTGGGCCCCCTCGGCACCTTTACCCTGCGGGTCGTGTATCCGTGGCGCGACAAGGGGCGGGTAATCGGGTACGTGGAGATGGGTGAGGAGATCGGCCACGTTCTCCAGAGCCTGAAGACGACTCTGGGCAACGACTGGCTGCTTACTCTCAATAAGGAGTGGCTTGATCGCGCTGGGTGGGAGACCGGGGCGGGTTTCTTCGGAAGCCGTTCAAAATGGGACGATTTTTCCTCCATCGTCGTAGTCCAGAGCACATTTTCGGAGAATCTGGCCGAGTTCGGCAAAACACTCAATTCCCCCGCGCCTTCAAAGAGAACCGATCTGGAAACGGAAATCGGCCTTCGCCGCTACCGGGTGGACTGGGTTTCTCTCGGCGACGCCGGCCGCGGCGAAGTGGGAAGGCTTTATATCTTCGTAGACGTCACAGAGCAACAGATGATTACCCGAAGGCTCTTCGCCACGATGATCCTCATCGGGATGCTCGGAATAATAGGAGTTATCGCCTTTTTCGTCTTTTCCCTCTCCAGGCAAAAGCGCCTGCTTCACTCGATGCACCTCGAAAACCTCCTTTCGGAGAGCAAAAAGAGAGAGGAGGAGCGCGAGCAGCACGTAGCCCAGATCGAAGAGGCGAAGGAAGCGCTCTCCCGCCAGACTCTGCTTCTGGGGTCGATACTCGACGCCATACCTACGCCGATAACCTTCAAGGATTCCGAGGGGCGGTACCTGGGCTGCAACAGCGCCTACAGCGACTTTTTCGGCTTGTCCCAGGAAGAACTCAAGGGCAGGAAACCGGAAGATGTCTTTCCGGGGGATGACGGCGTAATAGAACAGGAGGCGGACAGGGCGGTTCTGGAGAAGGGCGGGAGAATATCCTACGAAATGACGGTCAAGGACCTTTCAGGCAGCAGGAAGGATTTATTCGCGTCAAAGGCCTCCTTTCACTCCCCGGACGGACGCACAGAAGGAATCGTCGGGGCAATGTTCGATATAACCCAGCAAAAAGAGGTCGAAAGGCAACTACGTGAGAGAGAAGAGCGGCTACGGTCGATCTTCTCCAACGCCATGGACGGAATCTACGCCTGCGACCCCTCCGGAAAGTTTATTTCCGCAAACCCCGCCCTTTGCAAGATGCTGGGCTATACCGAAGAGGAGCTCGCGGAATTTACCCTTACCGACGTAACTCACCCGGAAGACAGAAGACAAAGCTCCCTTGCCCTCGCGCAGGTGCTTACCGGCAACCGCCAGACCGCGAACATAGAGACCCGGCTCCTCTCCAAGAGGGGCGAGGTGGTTCTGGTGCGGCTCACCGCCTCCTGGGTCTTCGACGAGCGCAGAAACCCGCAATTCACCATCGGCATAGTTCACGACGTAACGCAGGAGAAGGCCTCCGAGGAAGACCGCAGGAGGCTTATAACCGCCGTCACCCAGGCTGACGAGGGGATCGTCGTCACCGGCCCGGACGGGGTGATCCTGTTCGTAAACCCGGCCTTTGAGAGGATAACGGGCTATACCGCCGAAGAGGCGGTGGAAAAAAAAACCGACATCCTCAAAAGCGGTTTACACAGCGTCGAATTTTATGAAAATCTCTGGAGGACGATCCGCTCCGGCAAGGTCTGGAGGGGCGGCTTTACAAACAAGAAGAAGAACGGAGAAGTCTACAAGGAGCGCTGCACTATCTCGCCCGTCCGTGACGACAGCGGGCGGATAACCAACTACGTCGCGGTCAAGCAGGACATCTCGCGGGAGACCGAGCTCGAAGACCAGCTTCGGCAGGCGCAGAAGATGGAGGCGGTCGGCACCCTCGCCGGGGGAGTCGCCCACGATTTCAACAACCTTCTTCAGGTGATCAGCGGCTGTACCCAGATTATGAGCCATACTCTGGAGGATAAGCCGGAAAACGTTTACCTGGAAAAGATATCTTCCGCCGTGGACCGGGGAGCCGACCTTGTAAACCGCATCCTCACCTTCAGCAGGCCCAGCCCTCAGGAGATACACACCTTCTCGATAAACCTGAACGTCGCAAACGCCTTGAGAATGCTGGAACAGGCGCTTCCGAAGAACGTCGTCATTGAAAACAACCTTGCCTCCGGGCTTTCTCCCATAAACGGCGTTCCCGACCAGATAGAGCAGATCGTAATAAACCTTGCCACGAACGCCAGAGACGCCATGCCGGGCGGCGGAACGATAAGGGTGACAACCGCCAACGTGCCGGTATCGGCGGGGCTGGAAGGTGAAGCGAAGGGGCCTTTCGTCAGGCTTCTGGTGGAAGACAGCGGGCAGGGCATCGCCAAAGAGATACGCGACAGGATTTTCGAGCCCTTCTTCACCACCAAGGAGGTCGGCAAGGGCACGGGCCTCGGCCTCTACACCGTCTACAACATCGTGAGAAATCACGACGGTGAGATCTTCTGCCACGCCCTGCCCGGCGGAGGGACAGGTTTTGAAATACTCTTCCCGGTCGCCGCCGAGCGGCGCAGGCTTGTGAAAGAGGCGAAGCCCATTCCCGCTTCGAGACTGCCCGAAGGCAAGGAGAACATCCTCATCGTCGACGACGAGCCCGCAATACTCATGTCCACAAGGGAACTTCTGGAACTTCGGGGGTTTCGGACCTCCGGAGCCCTGAGCGGCGAAGAGGCCCTTCGGATTTACTCCGCCGACTGGGAGAATATAGACCTCGTTATGGCTGACCTCGGCATGCCCGGCATGGGAGGCGTAGAGTTGATTTCGGAACTGAAGAGGATCAACCCTAAAGTCAGAATCATCATCGCCAGCGGATACGCCGAGAACACCATTGACGAGCAGATGAAGGGTTTGAGCTCTTACATTTGGGTCAGAAAACCCTTCAGATTCGACAAACTCGTCCTCTCTGTGCGAGAAGCCCTCGACAACTGA
- a CDS encoding hotdog fold thioesterase, with product MQEIHVAESEGRESTALKNLSNSEPFARLLGIRCLKVDPGYALCEMEVSGSMTNLFGTAHGGAIFGLMDEAFQLACNSRGCAAYALNISVTYVTASRPGDVLAAEAVEVATTARTGVYDLKVTLRNGTLIASAQAIAYRKKEPAPFLAVDADSTGQSA from the coding sequence ATGCAGGAAATCCATGTCGCCGAAAGTGAAGGCCGGGAAAGCACGGCGCTCAAGAACCTCTCCAACAGCGAGCCTTTTGCCCGCCTGCTTGGAATCCGCTGCCTTAAGGTCGATCCGGGTTACGCGCTTTGCGAGATGGAAGTTTCAGGCTCTATGACCAACCTTTTCGGAACCGCCCACGGAGGAGCCATCTTCGGGCTTATGGACGAGGCGTTCCAGCTTGCCTGCAACTCCCGGGGGTGCGCCGCCTACGCCCTGAATATCTCGGTGACTTACGTCACGGCCTCGAGGCCCGGCGACGTTCTTGCCGCCGAGGCTGTCGAGGTCGCGACGACCGCCAGAACCGGTGTTTACGATTTGAAGGTTACCCTGAGAAACGGAACCCTGATAGCTTCGGCGCAGGCCATAGCGTACAGGAAAAAAGAGCCCGCGCCGTTTCTTGCCGTAGATGCGGATTCCACGGGGCAAAGCGCCTGA
- a CDS encoding NAD(P)/FAD-dependent oxidoreductase, whose translation MDSLELFKKIPIRTEDELLSLHTPPLTVRQSSLSEADGEEVDVAIVGAGPAGSIAALHLAREGYRVFLADCAGFPRNKTCGDGLIRDSSACLERAGLSKWLEETAYPVNTFSITSRKKRTANGTALTRVVQRKILDAKLAETAIREGAVFARAKVSDIVEGAGGVTLKFQDSTAEIRAGYAIVATGTSHELVRKIGSGERIPPYSAAIRCYVSSSHDYPRMRIVLCGDDIPGYGWVFPMGRGLFNVGIGYTSRSSRSLRINLYSEFERFLGILPEGKELVSAASARSPWLGHPLRCGFQGAPPLLGERILATGETIGTTYPFSGEGIGKAMESAELAAKAVSTALKTGNPGELGLYPKEIDTVLRPKYRGYFIAEKWLASPWRSELFIALAERSTPLRRRIKAILEETANPSAVFSFRGILGSLLRK comes from the coding sequence ATGGATTCTCTGGAACTGTTTAAAAAAATACCCATACGGACCGAGGACGAACTTCTCAGTCTCCACACCCCTCCCCTGACCGTCCGGCAATCCAGCCTTTCGGAGGCGGACGGCGAAGAGGTGGACGTCGCCATAGTAGGCGCAGGCCCGGCGGGTTCCATCGCGGCGCTGCACCTGGCAAGGGAAGGGTACAGGGTTTTTCTCGCCGACTGCGCCGGGTTTCCCAGGAACAAGACCTGCGGAGACGGCCTGATCAGGGATTCCTCCGCCTGCCTCGAAAGGGCGGGGCTTTCAAAGTGGCTTGAAGAAACGGCCTACCCGGTCAACACTTTTTCAATCACCAGCCGCAAAAAACGCACCGCAAACGGCACCGCTCTGACAAGGGTGGTTCAACGAAAGATTCTCGACGCGAAACTGGCCGAAACAGCTATCCGGGAAGGCGCGGTTTTCGCCAGGGCGAAGGTTTCGGACATTGTGGAGGGCGCTGGCGGAGTGACTCTTAAATTTCAGGACTCCACCGCCGAAATCCGCGCCGGCTACGCAATCGTAGCCACAGGAACGAGCCACGAACTCGTCCGGAAGATCGGTTCGGGCGAAAGGATACCGCCTTACAGCGCGGCTATAAGGTGCTACGTGAGTTCCAGCCACGATTACCCGCGCATGCGGATAGTTCTTTGCGGAGACGACATTCCGGGTTACGGCTGGGTTTTCCCGATGGGCAGGGGACTCTTCAACGTAGGAATAGGCTATACCTCCAGAAGCTCCCGTTCGCTGAGAATCAATCTCTACTCGGAGTTCGAGAGGTTTTTGGGGATTTTGCCCGAAGGGAAAGAACTCGTCTCCGCCGCCAGCGCCCGCTCTCCCTGGCTCGGCCACCCCTTGCGCTGCGGGTTTCAGGGCGCTCCTCCGCTGCTGGGGGAGAGAATACTGGCGACGGGGGAAACCATCGGGACGACCTATCCCTTTTCCGGCGAAGGGATAGGCAAGGCTATGGAATCGGCGGAGCTTGCGGCAAAGGCGGTATCGACCGCGCTCAAAACCGGGAACCCCGGCGAACTTGGTCTTTACCCAAAAGAGATCGACACCGTGCTTCGGCCGAAATACAGGGGCTACTTCATCGCCGAAAAATGGCTGGCAAGCCCCTGGCGCAGCGAACTTTTCATCGCCCTGGCCGAGAGGAGCACCCCTCTTCGCAGAAGGATAAAAGCTATTCTGGAGGAAACCGCCAACCCCAGCGCGGTTTTTTCCTTCAGGGGGATTCTGGGGTCGCTCCTGCGGAAATAA
- a CDS encoding isoprenylcysteine carboxylmethyltransferase family protein, translating to MNDAPAYGLWSLVIINSLVFIIFAFSFSHPRTKRDWRSFGAFSAFVVALFTEMYGFPLTIYLLSGWLGSRYPGLDILSHEAGHLWHTLFGLGGNPHFDVFHILSNLFIFGGFILLAAAWRVLYAAQKNHKLAKDGPYARLRHPQYSAFILIMLGFLLQWPTLPTLVFFPVLVFMYVRLAKKEEAEVREEFGEEYDRYAEKTPAFFPF from the coding sequence ATGAATGACGCTCCGGCCTACGGCCTCTGGTCGCTTGTGATTATCAACTCCCTGGTCTTCATCATTTTCGCCTTCAGCTTCTCGCACCCCCGCACGAAGCGGGACTGGCGCTCTTTCGGCGCCTTTTCGGCCTTCGTCGTGGCGCTCTTCACAGAGATGTACGGCTTCCCCCTGACCATCTACCTGCTGTCGGGCTGGCTCGGCAGCCGCTACCCAGGGCTCGATATCCTTTCACACGAGGCCGGTCACCTCTGGCACACGCTTTTCGGGCTTGGAGGCAATCCCCATTTCGACGTGTTCCACATACTCAGCAACCTCTTCATCTTCGGGGGTTTCATCCTGCTTGCAGCCGCGTGGCGGGTACTTTACGCCGCCCAAAAAAACCACAAACTCGCAAAAGATGGCCCGTACGCCCGTCTGCGCCACCCCCAGTACTCCGCCTTTATCCTCATCATGCTGGGTTTTCTTCTTCAGTGGCCCACTTTGCCGACGCTTGTTTTCTTCCCGGTGCTGGTGTTCATGTACGTCAGGCTGGCGAAAAAGGAAGAGGCTGAGGTCCGCGAGGAGTTTGGAGAGGAGTATGACCGGTACGCCGAAAAAACCCCGGCTTTCTTTCCCTTTTAG